Proteins co-encoded in one Brassica oleracea var. oleracea cultivar TO1000 chromosome C4, BOL, whole genome shotgun sequence genomic window:
- the LOC106342442 gene encoding protein EMSY-LIKE 4 isoform X2: MDYESFDSSGTDDDLPPSHRVARGGRVAGNGRPSSLLPPSYPKMYDEVAVDMEAQIHQIEKEAYISILRAFKAQADAITWEKESLITELRKELRVSNEEHRELLGRVNADDTIRRIREWRQSGGMQPTMRNAAQVVHDTLPTPSVSASVKKQKLNQPMPSQPFASHPQADLTHQFASSTAKRGSVPNVKGKKHKPGFPGSSSAKPVSYHPSDQPQRGQVMNRVPPGPTSSSEPTNGNDPESFVGRKVRTRWPEDNTFYEAVITKYSPVEGRHALVYDIGTPNETWEWVNLSEISPGDIEWIGEDPRVGNQYGVNGQGHGLNRTTGPNSVPQRGSGLAKTSIKKDFRTSQNGTGKRKHMDIRIRQTNVLIRDVERVLGSHNPDPQEVERAKRMLEEQEQALVGAIAKLGDVSDGENGKCLV, translated from the exons ATGGACTACGAATCCTTTGATAGCAGCG GAACAGATGATGATCTGCCTCCATCGCATAGGGTTGCAAGAGGAGGGCGTGTGGCTGGCAACGGAAGACCTTCGAGTCTTCTTCCTCCATCTTACCCTAAGATGTATGATGAAGTTGCTGTTGATATGGAAGCTCAGATTCACCAGATTGAGAAGGAAGCATACATATCTATCCTAAGAGCCTTTAAAGCCCAAGCAGATGCTATCACTTGG GAAAAGGAAAGTCTTATAACTGAACTGCGTAAGGAGCTGAGAGTGTCCAATGAGGAACATAGAGAGCTTCTTGGCCGTGTAAACGCAGATGATACAATACGAAGGATAAG GGAATGGAGACAATCTGGAGGAATGCAACCAACAATGCGCAATGCTGCTCAAGTGGTTCACGATACCTTGCCAACACCTTCCGTTTCAGCTTCTGTCAAGAAGCAGAAACTAAACCAGCCAATGCCTTCTCAACCATTCGCTTCACACCCTCAAGCTGATCTTACTCACCAGTTTGCATCATCCACAGCCAAACGAGGATCTGTTCCCAATGTCAAGGGAAAAAAGCATAAACCA GGTTTCCCTGGTTCCTCTTCTGCAAAACCTGTCTCATACCATCCCTCAGATCAACCTCAACGAGGACAAGTCATGAACAGAGTACCACCTGGTCCCACCAGTTCAAGTGAACCCACAAATGGAAACGACCCTGAGTCTTTTGTAGGAAGGAAAGTTAGAACGAGGTGGCCAGAAGACAATACGTTTTACGAGGCTGTCATCACCAAGTACAGTCCAGTTGAG GGCCGCCATGCTTTGGTTTATGACATTGGAACACCTAACGAGACATGGGAATGGGTCAATCTCTCAGAG ATATCTCCTGGGGATATTGAGTGGATAGGAGAGGATCCTAGGGTTGGTAATCAGTATGGTGTAAACGGACAAGGCCATGGTCTGAATAGAACTACAGGACCAAACAGTGTTCCACAACGGGGAAGCGGTTTGGCAAAGACCAGTATCAAAAAAGATTTCAGAACATCGCAGAATGGAACTGGGAAAAGGAAACATATGGATATACGAATCCGTCAGACCAATGTCCTAATCAGAGAT GTGGAGAGAGTTCTTGGCTCACACAATCCAGATCCTCAAGAAGTTGAAAGGGCTAAGAGAATGTTGGAG GAGCAAGAACAAGCGCTTGTGGGTGCAATCGCAAAGCTTGGAGATGTATCCGATGGAGAAAACGGCAAGTGTTTAGTTTGA
- the LOC106337860 gene encoding uncharacterized protein LOC106337860, protein MDGRAFLFRVPCPKARRRILSQCLWQVEGQTMFVAKWSPGVQPEKPELSTVPVWLDFTGVPLQFFNKDALKVIAGLVGHPLCLHPSIENLTNIEVAKVYTVIDPRQPLPEAVNAQFDSGEVVRITVSSPWLPSLCSHCRKVGHTISECPNAPPKCDICGSVKHGASECTRKHSGLRKDKAPIASQFPIVGTAPPPQSLLKTASTETRSVLTAAIKKKSVVTEAGTSTQIQAGQTRVPARNDTLVVDLNGPGVVDLNAPGVASSGHSKPSSDSCLDSSSGSLSGEDDDPLDIEDRYIGVVTRGMKKSARKARVRGPLNL, encoded by the coding sequence ATGGACGGTCGTGCCTTCTTGTTCAGAGTCCCCTGCCCTAAAGCCCGGCGCAGAATCCTCAGCCAATGTTTATGGCAGGTAGAAGGACAAACGATGTTCGTAGCTAAGTGGTCACCAGGAGTTCAGCCTGAAAAGCCTGAGCTTTCTACGGTTCCCGTTTGGCTCGATTTCACTGGTGTTCCTCTCCAATTCTTTAACAAGGATGCTTTGAAGGTGATCGCAGGCTTGGTTGGACATCCTTTATGTCTTCACCCCTCTATAGAGAACCTTACAAACATTGAAGTGGCCAAAGTCTACACTGTGATCGACCCGAGGCAACCTTTACCGGAAGCTGTCAATGCCCAATTCGACTCTGGTGAGGTTGTTCGAATCACAGTTTCTAGCCCTTGGCTGCCCTCTCTCTGTAGCCATTGTCGGAAAGTGGGGCACACGATTTCAGAATGTCCCAATGCTCCACCGAAATGTGATATTTGTGGCTCAGTAAAGCACGGTGCATCTGAATGCACGAGGAAGCATTCTGGCTTACGAAAGGACAAGGCGCCCATTGCCAGTCAATTCCCTATAGTCGGTACTGCTCCTCCACCGCAGTCTCTCCTGAAGACTGCTAGCACAGAAACCCGCTCTGTCCTAACTGCTGCAATCAAGAAGAAGTCAGTAGTGACCGAAGCGGGAACGTCCACACAAATTCAAGCAGGCCAGACTCGTGTCCCTGCTAGAAATGATACCCTTGTTGTTGATCTGAATGGACCAGGTGTTGTTGATCTGAATGCACCAGGTGTTGCCTCATCAGGTCACTCTAAGCCGAGCTCGGATTCATGTCTTGATTCAAGTTCTGGGAGCCTATCTGGTGAAGATGATGATCCTCTTGATATAGAAGATCGGTACATCGGTGTGGTTACGCGGGGAATGAAGAAGTCTGCTAGGAAAGCTAGGGTCAGAGGCCCTTTAAACCTCTGA
- the LOC106342442 gene encoding protein EMSY-LIKE 4 isoform X1 → MDYESFDSSGTDDDLPPSHRVARGGRVAGNGRPSSLLPPSYPKMYDEVAVDMEAQIHQIEKEAYISILRAFKAQADAITWEKESLITELRKELRVSNEEHRELLGRVNADDTIRRIREWRQSGGMQPTMRNAAQVVHDTLPTPSVSASVKKQKLNQPMPSQPFASHPQADLTHQFASSTAKRGSVPNVKGKKHKPGFPGSSSAKPVSYHPSDQPQRGQVMNRVPPGPTSSSEPTNGNDPESFVGRKVRTRWPEDNTFYEAVITKYSPVEGRHALVYDIGTPNETWEWVNLSEISPGDIEWIGEDPRVGNQYGVNGQGHGLNRTTGPNSVPQRGSGLAKTSIKKDFRTSQNGTGKRKHMDIRIRQTNVLIRDVERVLGSHNPDPQEVERAKRMLEEQEQALVGAIAKLGDVSDGENEGGFHR, encoded by the exons ATGGACTACGAATCCTTTGATAGCAGCG GAACAGATGATGATCTGCCTCCATCGCATAGGGTTGCAAGAGGAGGGCGTGTGGCTGGCAACGGAAGACCTTCGAGTCTTCTTCCTCCATCTTACCCTAAGATGTATGATGAAGTTGCTGTTGATATGGAAGCTCAGATTCACCAGATTGAGAAGGAAGCATACATATCTATCCTAAGAGCCTTTAAAGCCCAAGCAGATGCTATCACTTGG GAAAAGGAAAGTCTTATAACTGAACTGCGTAAGGAGCTGAGAGTGTCCAATGAGGAACATAGAGAGCTTCTTGGCCGTGTAAACGCAGATGATACAATACGAAGGATAAG GGAATGGAGACAATCTGGAGGAATGCAACCAACAATGCGCAATGCTGCTCAAGTGGTTCACGATACCTTGCCAACACCTTCCGTTTCAGCTTCTGTCAAGAAGCAGAAACTAAACCAGCCAATGCCTTCTCAACCATTCGCTTCACACCCTCAAGCTGATCTTACTCACCAGTTTGCATCATCCACAGCCAAACGAGGATCTGTTCCCAATGTCAAGGGAAAAAAGCATAAACCA GGTTTCCCTGGTTCCTCTTCTGCAAAACCTGTCTCATACCATCCCTCAGATCAACCTCAACGAGGACAAGTCATGAACAGAGTACCACCTGGTCCCACCAGTTCAAGTGAACCCACAAATGGAAACGACCCTGAGTCTTTTGTAGGAAGGAAAGTTAGAACGAGGTGGCCAGAAGACAATACGTTTTACGAGGCTGTCATCACCAAGTACAGTCCAGTTGAG GGCCGCCATGCTTTGGTTTATGACATTGGAACACCTAACGAGACATGGGAATGGGTCAATCTCTCAGAG ATATCTCCTGGGGATATTGAGTGGATAGGAGAGGATCCTAGGGTTGGTAATCAGTATGGTGTAAACGGACAAGGCCATGGTCTGAATAGAACTACAGGACCAAACAGTGTTCCACAACGGGGAAGCGGTTTGGCAAAGACCAGTATCAAAAAAGATTTCAGAACATCGCAGAATGGAACTGGGAAAAGGAAACATATGGATATACGAATCCGTCAGACCAATGTCCTAATCAGAGAT GTGGAGAGAGTTCTTGGCTCACACAATCCAGATCCTCAAGAAGTTGAAAGGGCTAAGAGAATGTTGGAG GAGCAAGAACAAGCGCTTGTGGGTGCAATCGCAAAGCTTGGAGATGTATCCGATGGAGAAAACG AAGGTGGCTTTCATCGCTAA